One window of Macrococcus sp. 19Msa1099 genomic DNA carries:
- a CDS encoding peptidase U32 family protein, protein MTELLVTPKSLLHIDALIEAGADAFLIGESKFGLRLAGEFNREEVRLAAEKIHAHGKKVYVAVNGLFHNEHLDDVEDYMKYLHTLDIDAISFGDPAIVMYARELGNTIPLQWNQETLVTNYFQCNYWGERGANRAVLARELSLEEVMNIKTHANVEIEVQVHGMTCMFQSKRNLLGNYFMYQDKVMKIENRAQADSMLLYDEERNNKYPIFEDSNGTHIMSPNDICVIEELEELLEADIDSFKIDGVLHSEDYITTVTRAYRQAIDLFNEDPDLYDDAKFDLIDMIEEIQPEHRPLDQGFLFKQTVY, encoded by the coding sequence ATGACAGAATTATTAGTAACACCAAAATCGTTATTACATATAGATGCATTAATTGAAGCGGGTGCTGATGCATTTTTAATAGGTGAGTCAAAGTTTGGATTAAGACTTGCCGGTGAATTTAATAGAGAAGAAGTAAGACTTGCTGCTGAGAAAATTCATGCACATGGCAAGAAGGTGTATGTAGCAGTTAATGGATTATTTCATAATGAACATTTAGATGATGTTGAAGATTATATGAAGTATCTGCATACATTAGACATTGATGCGATTAGTTTCGGTGATCCGGCGATTGTCATGTATGCACGCGAACTTGGAAATACGATTCCATTACAGTGGAATCAAGAGACGCTCGTAACTAATTATTTCCAATGCAATTACTGGGGTGAGCGTGGCGCGAATCGCGCAGTGCTAGCACGCGAACTCTCATTAGAAGAAGTAATGAATATTAAAACGCATGCGAATGTTGAGATAGAAGTGCAGGTGCATGGAATGACATGTATGTTCCAGTCAAAACGTAATTTACTCGGGAACTACTTTATGTATCAAGATAAAGTAATGAAGATAGAGAATAGAGCACAAGCTGATAGCATGCTGTTATATGATGAAGAGCGTAATAATAAATATCCAATCTTTGAAGATAGTAATGGAACGCATATTATGAGTCCAAACGATATTTGCGTCATCGAAGAATTAGAAGAGCTGCTTGAAGCAGATATCGATAGCTTTAAGATTGACGGTGTATTGCATAGTGAAGATTATATTACGACAGTAACGAGAGCTTACCGTCAGGCAATCGATCTATTTAACGAAGACCCTGATCTATATGATGATGCGAAGTTTGATTTAATCGATATGATTGAAGAAATCCAGCCTGAACATCGTCCACTTGATCAAGGATTCTTATTTAAACAAACTGTTTACTAA
- a CDS encoding O-methyltransferase — MIKEATYISNLNPVNDIDTLIQYAIDNEVPIMDKISVEFVKQLIRIHKAQSILEIGTAIGYSALHFASVDDAIHVTTIERNETMYQTALLNFETFNTKQIRPIYKDALEAFHDVNDRQYDILFIDAAKAQSMKFFELYSPLVRQGGLIITDNILYHDFVGNIEIVRSRNVKQMVRKIEKYNTWLSEHPDYDTNFLDIGDGMSISIKK; from the coding sequence ATGATTAAAGAAGCAACATATATCAGTAATTTAAATCCAGTAAATGATATTGATACGTTAATTCAATATGCAATTGATAATGAAGTGCCAATTATGGATAAGATTTCTGTAGAATTTGTTAAACAGTTGATTCGAATTCATAAAGCGCAATCTATTCTTGAAATAGGTACAGCAATTGGATATAGTGCTTTGCATTTTGCTTCTGTAGATGATGCGATTCATGTTACGACGATCGAACGTAATGAAACAATGTATCAAACAGCGTTGTTAAATTTTGAGACGTTTAACACGAAGCAGATTAGACCGATATACAAAGATGCACTTGAAGCATTTCATGATGTAAATGATAGACAGTATGATATATTGTTTATCGATGCCGCAAAAGCACAGTCGATGAAGTTTTTTGAACTGTACAGTCCACTCGTAAGACAAGGGGGATTAATTATTACGGACAACATTTTATATCATGATTTTGTTGGTAATATTGAAATTGTACGCAGTAGAAATGTAAAACAGATGGTACGTAAAATTGAAAAATATAATACGTGGTTAAGTGAACACCCGGATTATGATACAAACTTTCTTGATATCGGCGATGGCATGAGCATATCAATTAAGAAATAA
- the mltG gene encoding endolytic transglycosylase MltG, which translates to MTNRNKEIRDSKTFSKLLSSIIIGIILLGAVVLGIAGFIYFNASQKPLDPGNKTVTKVEVLPGETATMIGEKLEKKKIIKNSKMFKYYLKFNNISNFQAGNYEFSPSMTYDQIAKSLQKGEVYLPVLFKMNVPEGMTMDQIADIVSKKTDISKEEFMKTVNDKTFVKKMMQKHPKLVTDEVLAKDIKSPLEGYLFPATYDFTEENPTVEQVVDKMLTAMEHNAFPLWDKYGGIIITEAGKERKLTFHEFLTFSSLVEREATGLTDRAKIASVFINRMGENPEMPLQTDPTVLYALGKHKAVTYEADLKVDSPYNTYIHTGLPPGPIATSGTASMESVLNPAKTDYLYFLADKDGKNYFSKTLDEHLEKKDKHIDSVEN; encoded by the coding sequence ATGACAAACAGGAACAAAGAAATTAGAGATTCAAAGACGTTCTCTAAACTTCTTTCTTCTATTATCATTGGTATTATTTTATTAGGCGCTGTTGTATTAGGTATTGCAGGCTTTATATATTTTAATGCAAGTCAAAAGCCACTGGATCCAGGAAATAAGACGGTAACGAAAGTTGAAGTGCTTCCGGGTGAAACGGCAACGATGATTGGAGAAAAGTTAGAGAAAAAGAAAATCATTAAGAATAGTAAGATGTTCAAATATTATTTAAAGTTTAATAATATTTCTAACTTCCAGGCAGGGAATTATGAATTCTCACCCTCAATGACTTATGATCAAATCGCAAAGAGCTTACAAAAAGGTGAAGTATATCTACCTGTACTATTCAAGATGAATGTGCCTGAAGGGATGACGATGGATCAAATTGCTGATATCGTATCTAAGAAGACGGATATCTCTAAGGAAGAATTTATGAAGACTGTAAATGATAAAACTTTTGTTAAAAAGATGATGCAGAAGCATCCGAAGTTAGTTACAGATGAAGTATTAGCTAAAGATATCAAGTCCCCTCTAGAAGGTTATTTATTCCCGGCTACGTATGATTTTACTGAAGAGAACCCAACGGTTGAACAAGTTGTTGACAAGATGCTTACTGCCATGGAGCATAATGCCTTTCCTTTATGGGATAAGTATGGCGGTATTATTATTACTGAAGCAGGCAAAGAAAGGAAACTTACTTTCCATGAATTTTTAACATTCAGTTCTCTTGTGGAGCGTGAAGCGACAGGATTAACAGACCGTGCGAAAATTGCATCAGTATTTATTAATCGTATGGGTGAAAATCCTGAAATGCCTCTGCAGACAGATCCAACTGTACTATATGCACTTGGAAAGCATAAAGCAGTAACTTATGAAGCAGACTTAAAAGTGGACTCCCCTTATAATACGTACATTCACACAGGATTACCACCTGGACCGATTGCAACGAGCGGTACTGCGTCTATGGAAAGTGTATTAAACCCGGCGAAAACGGATTATTTATACTTCTTAGCAGATAAAGACGGGAAAAACTATTTCTCTAAAACATTAGATGAACATTTAGAGAAAAAAGATAAACATATTGATAGTGTTGAAAATTAA
- a CDS encoding DUF1292 domain-containing protein, which translates to MTENNELNQGTLDINNEEELLTLFDEEGNEVLYRKLLEFYHPEFEKTYIILAEEGADEEEEIELIPMINEPSEDGEGGKLLPVETDEEWDMIEEVVNTNFDGE; encoded by the coding sequence ATGACAGAAAACAATGAATTAAACCAAGGAACATTAGATATTAATAACGAAGAAGAGCTATTAACATTATTTGATGAAGAAGGTAACGAAGTATTATACCGTAAACTATTAGAATTCTATCACCCTGAATTTGAGAAGACATACATTATCTTAGCTGAAGAAGGCGCAGATGAGGAAGAAGAAATTGAATTAATTCCTATGATTAATGAGCCTAGTGAAGACGGTGAAGGTGGTAAATTACTACCAGTTGAAACAGATGAAGAGTGGGATATGATTGAAGAAGTTGTAAATACGAACTTTGACGGAGAATAA
- the ruvX gene encoding Holliday junction resolvase RuvX, translating to MHKSIGLDVGSKTIGVALSDAMGWTAQGLTTLRIDEANEDYGIEALKEIIETNNVTTAVIGLPKNMNNTIGPSGEASLHFSEMLKSSCPELDIIMWDERLSTVGAERSLLEADVSRKKRKQVIDKMAAVFILQGYLNSK from the coding sequence ATGCATAAATCAATAGGACTAGACGTCGGCTCAAAGACTATAGGTGTCGCTCTTAGTGATGCTATGGGATGGACTGCTCAAGGTTTAACAACACTCCGTATCGATGAAGCGAATGAAGATTATGGAATTGAAGCACTTAAAGAAATAATAGAAACAAATAATGTAACTACGGCGGTAATCGGACTCCCTAAAAATATGAATAACACGATTGGTCCAAGTGGAGAGGCATCACTGCACTTTAGTGAAATGTTAAAGTCAAGTTGTCCTGAACTTGATATCATCATGTGGGATGAGCGACTTTCTACAGTTGGTGCTGAGCGTAGTTTGCTTGAAGCCGATGTATCACGTAAGAAACGTAAGCAAGTAATCGACAAGATGGCAGCAGTATTTATACTGCAAGGTTATCTTAACTCTAAATAG
- a CDS encoding IreB family regulatory phosphoprotein: protein MKFNIEDLPKEEVRTVLLNVYNTLEERGYNPINQIVGYLLSGDPAYIPRHNDARNQIRRLDRDEIMEQLVSSYINSEKTNA from the coding sequence ATGAAATTTAACATCGAAGACTTACCCAAAGAAGAAGTTCGCACCGTATTATTAAATGTCTACAATACGCTGGAAGAGCGCGGATATAACCCGATTAATCAGATTGTTGGCTATTTATTATCGGGTGATCCAGCCTATATTCCTAGACATAATGATGCACGTAATCAAATTCGCAGATTAGACCGTGACGAAATTATGGAACAACTTGTATCAAGTTATATCAATTCAGAGAAAACCAATGCATAA
- the alaS gene encoding alanine--tRNA ligase → MKRLTAAEIRQMYLDFFVEKGHMIEPSAPLVPIDDDTLLWINSGVATLKKYFDGRVIPRNPRITNAQKSIRTNDIENVGFTARHHTFFEMLGNFSIGDYFKKEAIEFAWEFLTSERWMAIEPKKLYVTIHPEDTEAYDLWVNDIGLTDDHITRIEGNFWDIGEGPSGPNTEIFYDRGESYGQNDPAEEMYPGGENERYLEVWNLVFSEFNHNPDHTYSPLPKQNIDTGMGLERMASISQDVPTNYDTDLFMPIIEATEQISGRKYRDNKEDDVAFKVIADHIRTVSFAIGDGALPSNEGRGYVLRRLLRRAVRFAQKIDINKPFMYELVDIVASIMKPYYPDVDKNKNFIKKVVKSEEDRFHETLEEGLVQFNALKDSAKASDNVLKGEDVFKLYDTFGFPVELTEELAEEAGVKVDHEGFEVAMEAQRTRAREARQKTQSMQVQNEVLSNIKVDSKFVGYDTLTMDTVITALLQDGVEVEEADDRSDVQFVMAETPFYAVSGGQVADNGIVTGEGFEIEVTEVTKAPNGQNLHTGTVRFGKVTKSAVKAAVNAEFRTFVIKNHSATHLMHQALKDVLGTHVNQAGSLVTPERLRFDFSHFGPVTKEEIAKVEQIVNEKIWQNIHVEINEMPINEAKTKGAMALFGEKYGDIVRVVEMSDYSIELCGGVHVRNTGEIGLFKIVSESGTGAGVRRIEAVTSKAAFNYLSEFVDTVDTLLPVVKVKAKEQLTEKVNEITSVMKEQEKQIVQLNKEISALKMGDISDNIKEINGIKVLSTEVEVQDAKMLRELMDDYKSKVQDAVIFLVVATDKLSYMASVPKALTDKVKAGDLIKAVAQETEGKGGGRPDSAQGGAPNPKDVTKALQFVNSYINQL, encoded by the coding sequence ATGAAACGTTTAACAGCTGCAGAAATAAGACAGATGTATTTAGATTTCTTTGTAGAGAAAGGTCATATGATTGAACCGTCAGCACCATTAGTGCCAATTGATGACGATACATTATTATGGATTAATTCGGGTGTTGCGACCCTTAAGAAATACTTCGATGGACGTGTGATTCCACGTAATCCAAGAATTACGAACGCACAAAAATCGATTCGTACGAATGATATTGAGAATGTTGGATTCACTGCACGTCACCATACATTTTTTGAGATGCTCGGGAACTTCTCGATTGGGGATTATTTTAAGAAAGAAGCGATTGAATTTGCATGGGAATTCTTAACGAGCGAGCGATGGATGGCCATTGAACCTAAAAAGTTATATGTAACGATCCATCCGGAAGATACAGAAGCATATGATTTATGGGTCAATGATATCGGATTAACAGATGACCATATCACACGTATTGAAGGTAATTTCTGGGATATCGGTGAAGGACCAAGCGGACCAAATACTGAAATCTTCTATGATCGTGGAGAAAGCTATGGCCAAAATGATCCAGCTGAAGAAATGTATCCGGGTGGAGAGAATGAGCGTTATCTAGAAGTATGGAACTTAGTATTTTCTGAATTCAATCATAATCCAGATCATACGTATTCTCCGCTTCCAAAGCAGAATATAGATACTGGGATGGGATTAGAGCGTATGGCGTCTATTTCTCAAGATGTTCCGACAAACTATGATACAGATTTATTTATGCCGATTATCGAAGCAACAGAACAAATTTCAGGGCGTAAATATCGCGATAATAAAGAAGATGATGTTGCATTCAAAGTCATCGCTGATCATATTCGTACGGTAAGCTTTGCTATAGGAGATGGTGCATTGCCTTCAAATGAAGGTCGAGGCTATGTGTTACGTCGTTTATTACGTCGTGCGGTGCGTTTTGCACAGAAGATTGATATTAATAAACCGTTCATGTACGAGCTTGTTGACATTGTAGCTAGCATTATGAAACCATATTATCCTGATGTTGATAAGAATAAGAATTTTATCAAGAAAGTCGTGAAATCTGAAGAAGATCGTTTCCATGAAACTTTAGAAGAAGGTTTAGTGCAGTTCAATGCACTTAAAGATAGTGCTAAAGCTTCTGACAATGTCTTAAAGGGTGAAGATGTCTTCAAACTGTATGATACATTCGGTTTCCCTGTTGAATTAACGGAAGAGCTTGCTGAAGAGGCGGGCGTGAAAGTTGATCATGAAGGTTTTGAAGTGGCGATGGAAGCCCAGCGTACACGTGCCCGCGAAGCACGTCAGAAGACACAAAGTATGCAAGTACAAAATGAGGTGTTATCGAATATTAAAGTTGACAGTAAGTTTGTCGGTTACGATACATTAACGATGGATACTGTCATTACTGCATTATTACAGGATGGTGTTGAAGTAGAAGAAGCAGACGACCGTTCTGATGTGCAGTTCGTCATGGCAGAAACGCCATTTTATGCTGTAAGTGGTGGGCAAGTTGCAGATAATGGTATTGTTACAGGTGAAGGTTTTGAAATCGAAGTGACAGAGGTTACGAAAGCACCGAACGGTCAAAACTTACACACAGGTACAGTGCGTTTTGGTAAAGTAACGAAATCTGCAGTGAAAGCAGCGGTGAATGCAGAATTCAGAACATTCGTCATTAAAAACCACAGTGCAACACATTTAATGCATCAAGCCTTAAAAGATGTGTTAGGCACACACGTTAATCAGGCAGGATCTTTAGTTACGCCTGAGCGTTTACGTTTTGACTTCTCGCACTTCGGACCTGTTACAAAAGAAGAAATTGCAAAAGTTGAACAAATTGTTAATGAAAAAATTTGGCAGAACATACATGTGGAAATCAACGAGATGCCGATTAATGAAGCAAAGACAAAAGGTGCGATGGCATTGTTCGGTGAAAAGTATGGGGACATTGTACGTGTTGTTGAAATGAGTGATTATTCTATCGAACTATGTGGTGGTGTCCATGTCCGTAATACAGGTGAAATTGGATTGTTCAAGATTGTATCCGAATCTGGAACAGGCGCAGGTGTTCGTCGTATTGAAGCTGTTACAAGTAAAGCAGCATTTAATTACTTATCTGAGTTTGTGGATACAGTAGATACGTTATTGCCAGTTGTAAAAGTAAAAGCTAAAGAACAGTTAACTGAAAAAGTAAATGAGATAACTTCAGTGATGAAAGAGCAAGAAAAACAAATTGTTCAGTTGAATAAAGAAATTTCTGCTTTAAAGATGGGTGATATCTCAGATAATATTAAAGAAATCAATGGCATAAAAGTGTTAAGTACTGAAGTAGAAGTACAAGACGCTAAAATGTTACGAGAACTTATGGATGACTATAAATCGAAAGTACAAGATGCAGTCATCTTCCTAGTCGTTGCAACAGATAAATTAAGCTACATGGCGAGCGTTCCTAAGGCTTTAACGGATAAAGTTAAAGCAGGAGACTTAATTAAAGCAGTGGCACAGGAAACTGAAGGTAAAGGTGGCGGACGCCCAGATTCAGCTCAAGGCGGAGCGCCGAACCCTAAAGACGTTACGAAAGCATTACAATTCGTTAATAGTTACATTAATCAATTGTAA
- a CDS encoding ATP-dependent RecD-like DNA helicase, with protein sequence MENMTLFEQSFVKGTITRILFYNNDNFYTVLKAEVIESNEDFDDDATITGYLPQIAEGDTYTFTGKIVTHPKYGKQLQADKFEKDMPQSRDGIIHYLSSDLFKGVGKKTARTIVEVLGEDALNIILDDKSSLDQVPKLSDEKKELIYSTIHDNQAIEKIMIRLNEFGFGPQLAMKIYQFYKDDTLKVINESPYQLVMDIEGIGFNKADELAGKLGIDNNHPERLKAALVFTIEQASNQNGHTYIPDQVLLETSFNLLTKNGSQVNPDRLVIALTELTEEHKLVEHEKNIYIPSLFYSETKAVQILHRLMNHKDQVKQFEQSEVLMAIGDLETLFEVSYAERQKDALVTAMNAKLMILTGGPGTGKTTVVRGIVNLYAELHGLSLDYDDYDGQDYPIVVAAPTGRASKRLQESTGLEATTIHRLIGWTKENKPDDVLETEITAKLVIIDEMSMVDTWLMFQLMKAVPNDAQIIFVGDQDQLPSVGPGQVFKDMIDAQIMPQIELNEVYRQQEGSSIVELAHQIKRNEPFDITKRYNDRSFIPCSSNQIPDVIEKIVRSAVSKGYDMRDIQVLVPIYRGPAGIRALNKVLQEILNPSDENKRELQFGDVCFRTGDKVLQLVNRPEDNVFNGDIGEVTGIFMAAENALNKDVVIVDYDGSEVTYTKAELMEVTHAYCCSIHKSQGSEFPIVIMPVVNQYYRMLQKNILYTGLTRAKQSLIFCGDIQAFNEGIKRIGNARFTSFYQFLIEYFKTDEADDTQHVNSDGNILPFNVGEMTEDNMHLVDPMINMEGITPYDFIS encoded by the coding sequence TTGGAAAATATGACTTTGTTTGAGCAATCCTTTGTAAAAGGGACAATAACGAGAATATTATTTTATAACAATGATAATTTCTATACTGTGCTGAAAGCTGAAGTGATTGAATCAAATGAAGATTTCGATGATGATGCTACGATTACAGGATACCTTCCGCAAATTGCTGAAGGTGATACATATACTTTTACCGGGAAGATTGTAACGCATCCGAAGTACGGAAAGCAGCTACAGGCGGATAAATTTGAGAAGGATATGCCACAGTCGCGTGACGGTATTATTCATTATCTATCAAGTGATCTGTTTAAAGGAGTCGGTAAGAAAACAGCGAGAACGATTGTAGAAGTGCTTGGTGAAGATGCACTGAACATTATTCTTGATGATAAAAGTAGTCTTGACCAGGTGCCGAAGTTATCAGATGAGAAGAAAGAATTAATCTATAGTACGATTCATGATAATCAGGCAATCGAGAAGATTATGATTCGACTGAATGAATTTGGCTTCGGGCCACAGCTTGCGATGAAGATTTATCAGTTCTATAAGGACGATACGCTAAAGGTGATTAATGAATCCCCGTATCAACTCGTGATGGATATTGAAGGTATCGGATTTAATAAGGCAGATGAACTGGCAGGGAAACTCGGTATCGATAACAATCACCCAGAACGTCTGAAAGCAGCGCTCGTGTTTACGATAGAACAAGCCTCTAACCAGAATGGACATACATATATTCCGGACCAGGTATTACTTGAAACAAGCTTCAATCTACTGACGAAAAATGGCAGTCAAGTCAATCCTGATCGTCTCGTTATCGCACTCACTGAACTGACAGAGGAACATAAGCTCGTTGAACATGAGAAGAACATCTATATCCCGAGTCTATTCTATTCTGAAACAAAAGCTGTACAAATATTGCATCGATTAATGAATCATAAGGATCAGGTGAAACAATTCGAACAGTCAGAAGTGTTGATGGCAATTGGGGATCTGGAAACCTTGTTTGAAGTCAGCTATGCAGAACGTCAGAAAGATGCACTTGTTACGGCGATGAACGCTAAGCTGATGATTCTAACGGGGGGTCCTGGTACAGGAAAGACAACGGTAGTGCGTGGTATTGTGAATTTATATGCCGAGCTGCATGGCTTAAGTCTCGATTATGATGACTATGACGGACAGGACTATCCTATTGTCGTCGCAGCACCAACTGGTCGTGCATCGAAGCGTCTTCAGGAATCGACAGGACTTGAAGCGACGACGATACACAGGTTAATTGGATGGACGAAAGAAAATAAACCGGACGATGTGCTGGAAACCGAAATTACAGCGAAACTGGTCATTATTGATGAAATGTCAATGGTTGATACGTGGCTCATGTTTCAATTGATGAAGGCTGTACCAAACGATGCCCAGATTATATTTGTCGGTGACCAAGACCAGCTCCCATCGGTCGGTCCGGGGCAAGTATTTAAGGATATGATAGATGCACAAATTATGCCCCAAATTGAGTTGAACGAAGTGTACAGGCAGCAGGAAGGTTCATCAATCGTTGAACTTGCACACCAAATTAAGCGTAATGAACCATTTGATATTACGAAACGCTATAACGATAGAAGCTTTATCCCGTGCTCAAGCAATCAAATACCAGATGTGATTGAGAAAATTGTGCGTAGTGCTGTGAGTAAAGGGTATGATATGCGTGACATACAAGTACTCGTACCGATATATAGAGGACCAGCAGGTATACGTGCGCTGAACAAAGTGCTGCAGGAAATATTGAATCCAAGTGATGAAAACAAGCGTGAACTGCAGTTTGGAGATGTTTGTTTCAGAACGGGTGATAAGGTTCTGCAGCTTGTCAATCGACCTGAAGATAACGTATTTAATGGTGATATCGGAGAAGTTACCGGCATCTTTATGGCAGCTGAGAATGCATTAAACAAAGATGTTGTGATTGTTGACTATGATGGTAGTGAAGTAACGTATACGAAAGCAGAATTAATGGAAGTTACGCATGCATACTGCTGTTCTATTCATAAGTCTCAAGGTTCGGAATTTCCGATAGTAATCATGCCGGTTGTCAATCAGTACTACAGAATGCTGCAGAAGAATATACTATATACCGGATTAACGCGTGCGAAACAATCACTTATTTTTTGTGGAGATATACAGGCTTTTAATGAAGGGATAAAGCGTATCGGTAACGCAAGGTTTACAAGCTTCTATCAGTTCCTTATCGAATATTTTAAGACAGACGAAGCGGATGATACACAGCATGTTAATTCAGATGGAAACATATTGCCATTCAATGTTGGTGAGATGACAGAAGACAATATGCATCTCGTTGATCCGATGATCAACATGGAGGGCATTACACCATATGATTTTATAAGTTGA